In Oncorhynchus clarkii lewisi isolate Uvic-CL-2024 chromosome 16, UVic_Ocla_1.0, whole genome shotgun sequence, one genomic interval encodes:
- the LOC139368125 gene encoding cytochrome c oxidase subunit 6B1 — protein sequence MAEDIATKLQNYRTAPFDARFPNQNQTRNCFYNYLDYHRCQKSLDAKGVDTAPCDWYKRVYKSLCPISWIQKWDDQREAGTFPGKI from the exons ATGGCAGAGGATATTGCGACTAAGCTCCAGAACTACCGCACTGCTCCCTTCGATGCCAGATTCCCCAATCAAAATCAGACAAGGAACTGCTTCTACAACTATCTGG ATTATCATCGCTGCCAAAAATCCCTGGACGCCAAAGGAGTCGACACTGCCCCGTGTGACTGGTATAAGAGGGTCTACAAATCACTGTGCCCCATTTCCTGG ATCCAGAAATGGGACGACCAGAGGGAGGCGGGGACCTTCCCAGGGAAAATTTGA